Proteins encoded together in one Camelina sativa cultivar DH55 chromosome 9, Cs, whole genome shotgun sequence window:
- the LOC104715197 gene encoding uncharacterized protein LOC104715197 has product MHTVISTQKTDTIHINTRFYELACRFSANFEQLHNKFDALGSRIQVLTDNSASTSKSPKESAHAIALRSGRQLPPRTAPPNITEDKQSDPAPDHNTRIDDRVDTSGTPPPADKLGGEKQKERRFIPPPYKPPLPFPRRFRKELLEKYKVLFEKQMQELELYMPLMDAFTLIPPYQKFLKDAMMPLMDAFTLIKQVQGMVILNHECSAIIQRTAAPKKLSDPGSFTLPCSIGPLTFGRCLCDLGASVSLMPLTVAKRLGFEKFKPTNIQLVLADRTTRLPSGVLEDLRVKVGSVDVPTDFVVLEMDVEPRDPLILGRPFLAIAGAMIDVRNWKIDLKLGEDLTMQFDIRETMKKPTIVGQTFCRHLRRLQSGMAYKQS; this is encoded by the exons ATGCACACAGTCATATCAACACAGAAGACTGACACCATACACATTAATACAAGATTCTATGAACTCGCCTGCCGTTTTTCAGCCAATTTCGAGCAACTACATAACAAGTTTGATGCCTTAGGATCACGAATTCAGGTGCTTACAGATAACTCGGCTTCAACCTCCAAAAGTCCTAAGGAGTCTGCACACGCGATAGCACTACGGAGTGGACGACAATTACCACCTCGGACGGCACCGCCGAACATTACTGAGGACA AGCAATCCGACCCAGCACCCGACCACAACACTCGGATAGATGATCGGGTTGACACTTCGGGCACTCCACCTCCTGCAGACAAACTAGGAGGAGAGAAACAGAAGGAAAGAAGATTCATCCCTCCACCTTACAAGCCACCTTTACCATTCCCTAGACGATTTCGCAAGGAACTTCTTGAGAAGTACAAGGTATTATTCGAGAAACAGATGCAAGAACTCGAACTTTACATGCCTCTAATGGACGCTTTCACCCTGATACCTCCTTACCAGAAATTCTTGAAGGATGCAATGATGCCTCTAATGGACGCTTTCACCCTGATCAAACAAGTGCAAGGGATGGTCATACTCAATCATGAGTGCAGTGCCATAATCCAGAGGACGGCTGCACCTAAGAAATTGAGCGATCCGGGGTCGTTTACTTTACCTTGCTCAATTGGACCCTTGACGTTCGGAAGATGTCTTTGCGATTTGGGGGCATCAGTCAGCCTAATGCCTTTAACTGTAGCCAAACGTCTTGgattcgagaaattcaagccAACCAACATCCAACTGGTCCTAGCAGATCGAACTACAAGGTTGCCAAGCGGAGTGTTGGAAGACTTGCGTGTCAAGGTAGGGTCAGTAGACGTACCAACCGACTTTGTAGTTTTGGAAATGGATGTGGAGCCAAGGGATCCGCTCATCTTAGGACGACCATTTTTAGCCATCGCGGGGGCAATGATAGATGTGAGGAACTGGAAGATCGATCTGAAGCTCGGAGAAGACCTCACTATGCAGTTTGACATTCGAGAAACTATGAAAAAACCCACAATAGTAGGGCAAACCTTCTGTAGGCATTTGAGGAGATTGCAATCGGGGATGGCCTACAAACAGAGCTGA